From a region of the Tachypleus tridentatus isolate NWPU-2018 chromosome 1, ASM421037v1, whole genome shotgun sequence genome:
- the LOC143229139 gene encoding fasciculation and elongation protein zeta-2-like produces the protein MAELRIEAPLAKTEDYFDFSELQSSEDFENYNKNTFSSPETVDNSFAENFKDTFSDSLEDLVNTFDDKITKCFYNYDEKVEKYAPVQVRTQEEIMNECQMWWTITGNYGNILPIDWSKSYARKIQLPALNLNEEKDTDFENELDLSEDEELAKDLDMHSLIYNSMCQEPIVTAEEVLEEIEEIMQQESPSTEGTFSDDYPEEPKESCKAAISSLISDGKLKTLTMSQLNEVLLELETLIKNHSETLVQQLALRDELEFEKELKNSFISFLLGIQNKRRQYHMDKKKGRTVGSNGMEPKYLTTVIPYNAEEGPPSNRSLQVLIKILQAINDDSPMVPILLTDYILKVLCPT, from the exons ATGGCTGAACTTAGGATAGAAGCACCTCTAGCTAAAACAGAagattattttgattttagtGAGCTTCAGAGTTCTGAAGATTtcgaaaattataacaaaaacactttttcaAGTCCAGAGACAGTTGATAATTCTTTTGCGGAAAACTTTAAAGATACGTTTTCTGACTCTCTTGAAGATCTAGTCAATACTTTCGACGACAAAATCACAAAATGCTTTTATAATTATGACGAAAAAGTTGAAAAGTATGCACCAGTTCAAGTAAGAACGCAGGAAGAAATTATGAATGAATGTCA AATGTGGTGGACAATTACAGGGAATTATGGAAATATTCTTCCCATTGATTGGTCCAAGTCATATGCTCGCAAAATTCAGCTTCCTGCTCTTAATCTGAATGAAgaaaaa GATACTGATTTTGAAAATGAACTTGATCTTTCTGAAGATGAAGAACTTGCTAAAGATCTGGACATGCATTCCCTTATTTATAATTCTATGTGTCAGGAACCTATTGTTACAGCAGAAGAGGTTTTAGAGGAGATTGAGGAAATTATGCAG CAAGAAAGCCCATCTACAgaaggaacattttctgatgATTATCCAGAGGAACCTAAAGAAAGTTGCAAAGCAGCAATTTCTTCCTTAATATCTGATGGAA AACTGAAAACTCTCACCATGTCACAGTTAAACGAGGTATTACTTGAACTGGAAACTTTGATTAAGAACCATTCAGAAACCTTGGTCCAGCAGCTGGCTTTAAGAGATGAGCTAGAGTTTGAAAAAGaacttaaaaatagttttatctcATTTCTGCTGGGCATTCAGAATAAGAGACGTCAGTACCACATGGACAAGAAGAAGGGTCGAACTGTTGGAAGCAATGGCATGGAGCCAAAG TATCTAACCACAGTTATTCCATACAATGCTGAAGAAGGACCACCATCCAACAGGTCATTGCAGGTTCTTATCAAAA TCCTGCAAGCAATCAACGATGACAGTCCTATGGTACCAATACTTCTGACGGACTACATCCTGAAAG TTTTGTGTCCGACATGA